The following DNA comes from Bacteroidota bacterium.
ATCTTCGACCCTTCGTTCATGGTCTGCGTTGCCGTGGCGATGAAGAAGTCGCTCGACACGAGAAGCGTCAGGAGAGGTTGATACGCTGAGTCGGAAGCGCGAATGACGACCGTGTCCGACGAGGTGATGCCGCCTGCCCGAGCGAGCACGACTTTATGGTAGTAGGGCCGGATCTTTCCGAAGAGTACGTCACCGGATTGGTAGCGGTATTTAGGGCCTATCCCAAAAGGGGTGCAGGCACCCCGACCGTCTAGCTTGAGGGACTTCTTACCTCTCCCAAGCCCGACAT
Coding sequences within:
- a CDS encoding restriction endonuclease subunit S — its product is VGLGRGKKSLKLDGRGACTPFGIGPKYRYQSGDVLFGKIRPYYHKVVLARAGGITSSDTVVIRASDSAYQPLLTLLVSSDFFIATATQTMNEGSKMPRANWKHLLTFEVGLPPVSLLRSFNEHISPILEQLGLLADQIEKLKQARDLLLPRLMSGEVAV